One segment of Bacteroides caecimuris DNA contains the following:
- the glf gene encoding UDP-galactopyranose mutase has protein sequence MKQYDYLIVGCGLFGSVVAEQMTKKGKSCLVIDKRGHIGGNVYTNTVNGITVHQYGAHIFHTNDKRVWKYINSFAEFNRYTNSPIANYKGKLYNLPFNMNTFYQMWGAITQEDVRKIIELQKKMANIEEPSNLEEQAISLVGKDIYETLIKGYTEKQWGRKATELPPSIIKRIPVRFVFDNNYFNDNYQGIPIGGYTPIIERMLIDCDVMLNTDYFKKKDCFDNMAARIIYTGEIDRYFNYCYGRLEYRSLKFDTTLLNGVENYQGNAVVNYTDAEVPYTRIIEHKHFEFGNQRDTVITIEYPQSFAKGGEPYYPVNDEHNNTLYEKYRMLAQQEERVDFGGRLAEYKYYNMDEVVQRALDFSHKFI, from the coding sequence ATGAAACAATATGATTATCTAATAGTTGGTTGTGGCTTATTCGGTTCTGTAGTGGCAGAACAAATGACTAAAAAAGGAAAGTCTTGTTTAGTTATTGATAAGCGTGGGCACATTGGAGGTAATGTGTATACAAATACTGTAAATGGGATTACTGTTCATCAATATGGAGCACACATTTTCCACACAAATGATAAGAGAGTATGGAAGTATATAAATTCATTTGCAGAATTCAATAGATATACAAATTCTCCTATTGCTAATTATAAAGGTAAATTATACAATTTGCCTTTTAATATGAATACCTTTTATCAAATGTGGGGTGCTATAACTCAAGAAGATGTACGTAAGATTATTGAGCTTCAAAAAAAGATGGCTAACATAGAAGAACCGTCCAATTTAGAGGAACAGGCAATATCTTTAGTCGGAAAAGATATATATGAGACTTTAATAAAAGGATATACAGAAAAGCAGTGGGGCAGAAAAGCGACGGAACTTCCACCCTCAATAATAAAACGTATTCCTGTACGATTCGTTTTTGATAATAATTATTTCAATGATAACTATCAAGGAATTCCGATAGGTGGTTATACTCCTATTATTGAAAGAATGTTGATCGATTGCGATGTTATGCTAAATACAGATTATTTTAAGAAGAAAGATTGTTTTGATAATATGGCGGCACGGATAATCTATACGGGAGAGATCGATCGATATTTTAATTATTGTTATGGTAGATTAGAGTATCGTAGTTTGAAGTTTGATACCACCTTATTGAATGGAGTTGAGAATTACCAAGGAAATGCTGTAGTTAATTATACTGATGCTGAGGTTCCTTATACTCGAATTATTGAGCATAAGCATTTTGAGTTTGGAAATCAACGAGATACGGTAATTACTATAGAATATCCACAGAGTTTTGCTAAAGGAGGTGAGCCTTATTATCCAGTGAATGATGAACATAATAATACCTTGTATGAGAAGTATCGGATGTTAGCTCAGCAAGAAGAAAGAGTAGATTTCGGAGGAAGACTAGCTGAATATAAGTATTATAATATGGATGAAGTTGTACAAAGAGCGCTAGATTTTAGTCATAAGTTTATATAA
- a CDS encoding SusC/RagA family TonB-linked outer membrane protein produces the protein MRKKYLYVLICFLMSTLATANAANRIITGVVISGEDNEPLIGASVYVNADDLKKAGASQTSLGTITDMDGKFSISIPEKVTRLHCSYIGFEEQNIVLQAGKDTYRIVLQASSHTLGDVVVTGYQELERRKLTAAIAKVDVTDGMVGAAKSIDQALAGQIAGVAVTTTSGAPGAPARIRIRGTASLNGTQDPLWVLDGIPLEGTDIPDLGDEANNIVDMKQSSIAGISPNDIESITILKDAAATAIYGARAANGVIIVTTKKGRTGKPIINFNTRLTYTPNLDTSKLNLLNSEEKINLELELMKEPNDVINNLPAYYCKGGVASVLKQYDLFKVYQQQGWNGLPIEAQNAINQLKNINTDWNDILFRDAFTQEYNFSISGGSEKVTYYNSLGYSKEDGNVPGVSMSRFNLTSKTSYQMNRLLKIGFSLFANRRKNTNFVTDSHGYSNPIYYARTANPYQESYDAAGNYIYDYNINTDDEPNPNQGFNIFEERANTNKETVTSAVNAMFNADLRFNDHWKLTSQVGLQWEQANQEQYIGGNTFTMRNMRENSKYDNGTKYLIPEGGMHKVNNATTSQITWKVQGEWNQSFKDIHEVQIMAGSEIRKNWYDAIATNAYGYDPKTLTTKPIIFRDKDDAKNYPLHTKSYTENAFASFYTNGSYTLMRRYTLGASVRMDGSDLFGVDKKYRYLPIYSVSGLWRISDEPFLRTTRNWMDNLALRLSYGLQGNIDKNTSPYLIGDYKNETILNNEETSISISGAPNDKLRWEKTASYNIGVDFSILKSAINMSVDYYYRKGTDLIGIKNLPLENGFESMTINWASMENKGVEINLQTRNITTRNFSWYTTFNFAYNYNKVLKDLTASNSLTPGLEGSPVGAIFAIKSEVDPETGRILIYPKGSNEAIDVETLFDMKDEWGIGYYSYNEDAEFRRNLYEYAGTTDAPYTGGLINTFNYRNWELSFNFAYNLGAHVRTSPSYDITSFDPGHNVNRDILDRWTPENPTGKLPALLNRNNYPADNYFFDNVKEVYRNLDIWVKRLSYVRLQNIRLAYTLPQEWLHKININGATVALEGRNLFVFGSSYKNYMDPESMFNRYSTPVAKSMTFNLSLNF, from the coding sequence ATGAGAAAAAAATACTTATACGTTCTTATATGTTTTCTGATGAGCACGTTGGCTACAGCCAACGCTGCTAATCGTATAATCACCGGAGTCGTTATATCCGGGGAAGATAATGAACCTCTGATCGGTGCTTCCGTATATGTTAACGCAGATGACTTGAAAAAGGCCGGAGCATCACAGACTTCTCTAGGTACTATCACTGATATGGATGGTAAATTCTCCATTTCCATTCCGGAAAAGGTGACCAGACTACATTGCAGTTATATAGGTTTTGAAGAACAAAATATCGTGTTGCAAGCTGGAAAAGATACTTATCGTATTGTACTTCAAGCTTCATCACACACATTAGGAGACGTAGTAGTAACTGGTTATCAAGAACTAGAACGTCGTAAACTGACTGCTGCTATCGCTAAAGTAGACGTTACAGACGGAATGGTAGGTGCTGCAAAAAGTATCGATCAGGCATTAGCGGGACAAATCGCCGGTGTGGCTGTAACGACAACTTCCGGTGCACCGGGAGCTCCAGCACGTATTCGTATTCGTGGTACTGCTTCACTGAATGGAACACAAGACCCGTTGTGGGTATTGGATGGGATACCTTTGGAGGGGACAGATATTCCTGACCTTGGAGACGAAGCTAATAACATTGTTGACATGAAACAATCATCCATTGCTGGAATAAGCCCGAATGATATTGAGAGTATCACTATTCTGAAAGACGCTGCCGCTACTGCCATATATGGTGCACGTGCAGCAAACGGAGTAATTATCGTGACAACCAAAAAAGGAAGAACAGGCAAGCCTATCATTAATTTCAACACTAGGTTAACTTACACTCCTAATTTAGATACTTCGAAATTAAACCTTTTAAATTCTGAAGAAAAAATTAATTTAGAATTAGAATTGATGAAAGAGCCTAATGATGTTATTAATAATCTTCCAGCTTACTATTGTAAAGGAGGTGTAGCATCTGTCTTAAAACAATATGACTTATTCAAAGTATATCAGCAGCAAGGCTGGAATGGACTTCCCATTGAAGCACAAAATGCTATCAATCAATTAAAAAACATCAATACAGACTGGAATGATATTTTGTTTAGAGATGCTTTTACTCAAGAATATAATTTCAGTATCTCGGGAGGAAGTGAAAAAGTTACTTACTACAACTCCCTCGGCTATTCTAAAGAAGACGGTAACGTACCAGGAGTAAGTATGAGTCGTTTTAACCTGACCAGCAAAACTTCATATCAAATGAATCGTCTGTTAAAAATTGGTTTCTCTCTTTTTGCCAACAGACGAAAAAACACAAACTTTGTTACAGATTCGCATGGTTATTCAAACCCTATTTATTATGCACGTACAGCCAACCCATATCAAGAAAGTTACGATGCAGCGGGTAACTATATATATGACTATAATATTAATACAGATGATGAACCAAACCCTAATCAGGGCTTTAATATTTTTGAGGAACGAGCCAACACAAATAAGGAAACAGTAACAAGTGCAGTCAATGCAATGTTTAATGCAGACCTGCGTTTCAATGACCATTGGAAACTTACATCACAAGTTGGCTTACAATGGGAACAAGCTAACCAAGAACAATATATCGGAGGCAATACATTTACAATGCGCAACATGCGAGAGAATAGTAAATATGACAATGGTACAAAATATCTTATTCCCGAAGGAGGTATGCACAAAGTCAATAATGCCACGACATCGCAAATCACATGGAAAGTACAAGGAGAATGGAATCAATCTTTCAAAGATATCCATGAGGTTCAAATCATGGCAGGTTCCGAGATTCGAAAGAATTGGTATGATGCAATAGCCACCAATGCCTATGGATATGATCCTAAGACTCTCACAACAAAGCCAATTATCTTTAGAGACAAAGATGACGCCAAAAATTATCCATTACATACAAAAAGTTACACAGAAAATGCTTTTGCCTCATTCTATACCAACGGTTCTTATACATTAATGAGACGTTATACATTAGGAGCAAGCGTTCGCATGGATGGTTCCGACCTTTTTGGTGTAGATAAGAAATATCGTTACCTGCCAATTTATTCTGTTAGCGGTCTCTGGCGTATATCAGACGAACCCTTTTTAAGAACAACGAGAAATTGGATGGATAATTTAGCATTACGATTATCTTATGGATTACAAGGAAATATAGACAAAAACACCTCTCCTTACCTTATTGGTGATTATAAAAACGAGACTATACTTAACAATGAGGAAACAAGTATCAGCATATCGGGAGCCCCTAATGACAAATTGCGTTGGGAAAAAACTGCTTCATACAACATTGGTGTCGATTTTTCTATATTAAAATCAGCAATAAACATGAGTGTGGACTACTATTACCGCAAAGGAACAGATCTTATTGGTATAAAAAACCTACCTCTAGAAAACGGCTTCGAGAGTATGACCATTAACTGGGCAAGTATGGAAAATAAAGGCGTAGAAATCAATCTGCAAACACGTAATATAACTACCCGTAATTTCTCTTGGTATACAACATTCAACTTTGCCTATAATTATAACAAAGTATTAAAAGACCTGACAGCTTCCAATAGTCTCACTCCTGGACTCGAAGGTTCTCCTGTAGGTGCTATCTTTGCAATCAAAAGCGAAGTCGATCCTGAGACCGGACGTATACTCATCTACCCGAAAGGAAGTAATGAAGCCATTGATGTAGAAACATTGTTTGACATGAAAGATGAATGGGGTATCGGGTATTACTCTTACAATGAAGATGCAGAGTTCCGACGTAATTTATATGAATATGCAGGTACTACTGACGCTCCTTATACTGGTGGTTTAATCAACACATTTAATTACCGCAATTGGGAACTAAGTTTTAATTTTGCTTACAATTTGGGAGCCCATGTCCGTACAAGTCCATCATATGATATAACCAGCTTCGACCCAGGACATAATGTAAATCGCGATATCTTGGACCGCTGGACACCGGAAAACCCTACTGGAAAATTACCAGCTCTTCTTAACCGTAACAATTATCCGGCAGACAACTATTTCTTTGATAACGTCAAAGAAGTCTACAGAAATCTTGATATATGGGTAAAGCGTCTTAGTTATGTACGTCTACAAAATATAAGACTGGCTTATACGCTACCACAGGAATGGCTACATAAAATAAATATAAATGGAGCAACCGTTGCCCTAGAAGGTCGTAACTTGTTTGTCTTTGGTTCCAGTTATAAAAATTACATGGATCCGGAATCTATGTTCAACCGTTATTCCACTCCTGTAGCCAAATCAATGACATTCAACCTGAGTCTTAACTTTTAA
- a CDS encoding RagB/SusD family nutrient uptake outer membrane protein, with amino-acid sequence MDKIKKLYTIFIISGCLVLSLTSCDSFLDIQPVGKVIPNTLEEYRALITTAYGVDLTDRGMCDMRTEDISVSKDEFDQNNFKDIERWVTSNPSGTEFGWSYYYQNIYYANAIINKKNEITEGSEAEINQLVGEAYFMRGYMHFLLVNLYGQPYTKEGAPTSKAIPLKLSLDLEEMPSRNTVEEIYTSILSDIENARQLINHKEWETDYNYRFSKLAVDAFESRVRLYKGEWQAAYNAAERVLEQKSALEDYNNNNSTDFQMPNTYTSVESITAYENVYSRNGINASLATPTFVKMFKEGDLRTERYFGDVDEENDGNYKIIKTNETSQYKCTFRTAELYLNAAEALAQLDQLPEARDYLLKLMEKRYTSAGYTQKKNEVNAMNQAELITEILNERARELAFEGHRWFDLRRTTRPEQRKTIDGQTLILSQDDERYTLRIPQSAIAANPDLMN; translated from the coding sequence ATGGATAAGATAAAAAAACTATATACAATTTTCATAATCAGCGGATGTTTGGTTCTTTCCTTGACATCATGTGATAGTTTTCTAGACATTCAGCCTGTAGGAAAAGTTATTCCTAATACTTTGGAAGAATATAGAGCACTTATAACTACAGCTTATGGGGTAGATTTGACAGATAGAGGCATGTGCGACATGCGTACGGAGGATATTTCTGTCAGCAAAGACGAATTTGATCAAAATAACTTCAAAGACATTGAAAGATGGGTTACAAGTAATCCATCCGGAACAGAATTTGGCTGGAGCTATTACTACCAAAATATTTATTATGCCAATGCTATCATCAACAAGAAAAATGAGATAACAGAAGGGAGTGAAGCAGAAATTAATCAGTTAGTGGGAGAAGCATATTTTATGAGAGGGTATATGCACTTTCTGCTAGTCAACCTTTATGGACAACCATATACAAAAGAAGGAGCGCCAACTAGCAAAGCCATTCCATTAAAATTATCCCTGGATTTGGAAGAGATGCCGTCACGTAATACAGTAGAAGAAATCTATACATCTATTCTTTCCGATATTGAAAATGCCCGGCAACTCATCAACCATAAAGAATGGGAAACTGATTATAACTATCGCTTCAGCAAACTTGCTGTAGATGCGTTTGAATCTCGTGTACGACTTTATAAAGGTGAATGGCAAGCGGCCTATAATGCAGCAGAACGTGTACTAGAACAGAAAAGCGCATTAGAGGACTACAATAATAACAATAGCACCGACTTTCAGATGCCTAACACATATACTTCTGTAGAGTCTATCACTGCTTATGAAAATGTATATAGCCGTAACGGAATTAATGCTTCACTTGCCACCCCAACATTCGTTAAAATGTTCAAAGAAGGAGATCTTCGTACTGAAAGATATTTCGGTGATGTAGATGAGGAAAATGATGGCAACTACAAAATTATTAAAACCAATGAGACTTCACAATATAAATGTACTTTCCGTACTGCTGAACTCTATCTAAATGCAGCTGAAGCTCTTGCTCAACTAGACCAACTTCCAGAAGCCCGTGACTATCTGCTAAAACTAATGGAAAAAAGGTATACCTCTGCAGGATATACGCAGAAAAAGAACGAAGTAAATGCAATGAATCAGGCAGAACTTATTACCGAAATATTAAACGAACGGGCGCGTGAATTAGCTTTCGAAGGACATCGTTGGTTCGACCTACGCCGCACCACTCGTCCTGAACAAAGAAAAACAATAGATGGGCAAACATTGATATTGTCGCAAGATGACGAACGATATACACTGCGCATCCCTCAAAGTGCTATCGCAGCCAATCCTGATCTAATGAATTAA
- a CDS encoding zinc-dependent metalloprotease, producing MRMYVKVMAAVIACILLSGETFSAFATTPATENLSWFKKKKKKPEEKSKSDYEKLVEDSKTTKGMFTVHQQKNDYYFEIPTSLLGRDLLVVNKLQRVPAELNDAGVNRGVNYENQMVCMEWDKATGKLMLRQQRPLPLAPQTDAIFRSVKDNFISPLIAAFKIEAINADSTALVIKVNDIYDGTETSINNVFTNINLGTSAIKNLSRILSIKSFSNNVVATSELTTRVTEGTTTVYVTVEVSSSILLLPEKPMMGRFDNQKVGYFTNPLLSFSDAQQRTDKTQYITRWRMEPKPEDREAYLKGQMVEPAKPIVFYIDNSTPYQWRSYIKKGIEDWQIAFEKAGFKNAIIAKEITDSMHVDMDDVNYSVVTYAASEKKNAMGPSLLDPRSGEILEADIMWWHNVLSMVREWITVQTGTVCPEARNVQLPDALMGDAIRFVACHEVGHSLGLRHNMMGSWAFPTDSLRSEAFTSKMNSTASSIMDYARFNYIAQPGDGVKVLSPHIGPYDMFAIEYGYRWYGKNTPEEEKDILFDFLSKHTDRLYKYSEAQDVRDAVDPRAQNEDLGDDPVRSSLLGIENLKRIVPQILQWTTTGEKGQTYEEASRLYYAVINQWNNYLYHVLANIGGIYIENTIVGDGVKTYTFVEKEKQQASLKFLMDEVLTYPKWLFDTEVGQYTYLLRNTPIGKQENAPTQILKNAQAYILWDLLGNTRLMRMIENESVNGKKAFTVVELMDGLHKNIFGVTERGGIPNVMERSLQKNFLDALLTAAAEPEAVKINKKIANEHFLLDHATPFCSCYAAEQRALRQEDRMGAPRVLNFYGSQLNRISDAISVKRGELLRIKKLLQNRLGTSDTAARYHYEDMILRINTALGIK from the coding sequence ATGAGAATGTATGTCAAAGTAATGGCAGCGGTCATTGCATGTATATTGCTGAGTGGAGAAACGTTCTCAGCATTTGCAACTACCCCCGCTACAGAAAATCTGAGTTGGTTTAAAAAGAAAAAGAAGAAACCAGAAGAGAAGAGTAAAAGCGACTACGAGAAATTAGTGGAAGACAGTAAAACAACCAAAGGGATGTTTACTGTACATCAACAGAAGAATGATTATTATTTTGAAATTCCCACTTCACTTTTGGGACGTGACTTATTAGTTGTCAATAAGCTGCAACGAGTCCCTGCCGAACTTAACGATGCGGGCGTAAACCGCGGAGTAAACTATGAGAATCAGATGGTTTGCATGGAATGGGACAAAGCGACGGGCAAACTAATGTTACGCCAACAACGCCCATTACCTCTGGCCCCCCAAACGGACGCTATCTTCCGTTCGGTAAAGGATAATTTTATCTCTCCACTAATTGCCGCATTCAAAATCGAAGCAATCAATGCAGATTCTACGGCATTAGTAATCAAGGTAAATGATATTTATGACGGTACGGAAACCAGTATCAATAATGTATTTACCAATATTAATCTGGGTACTTCGGCCATCAAGAATTTATCACGTATTCTATCCATCAAATCTTTTTCAAACAATGTCGTGGCAACTTCCGAGTTGACCACTCGGGTAACGGAAGGAACTACTACTGTTTATGTAACGGTGGAGGTTAGTTCGTCTATTCTCTTATTGCCCGAAAAGCCGATGATGGGACGATTCGACAATCAGAAGGTCGGTTATTTCACGAATCCGTTATTAAGTTTCAGCGATGCACAGCAGCGTACGGATAAGACACAGTATATCACCCGCTGGCGCATGGAACCCAAACCGGAAGATCGGGAGGCTTACCTGAAAGGTCAGATGGTGGAACCTGCCAAACCGATTGTCTTCTACATTGACAATTCAACTCCTTACCAATGGCGTTCGTACATTAAGAAAGGTATTGAAGACTGGCAGATTGCTTTTGAAAAGGCTGGTTTCAAGAATGCGATTATCGCCAAAGAAATCACTGACAGTATGCATGTAGACATGGATGATGTCAACTATTCCGTAGTGACTTATGCTGCTTCGGAAAAGAAAAATGCAATGGGACCTTCTTTGTTAGATCCCCGTTCCGGAGAAATCCTGGAAGCTGATATTATGTGGTGGCACAATGTGCTTTCTATGGTACGTGAATGGATTACTGTCCAGACCGGAACAGTGTGTCCGGAAGCACGTAATGTGCAATTGCCCGATGCTTTGATGGGAGATGCCATTCGATTTGTAGCTTGTCATGAGGTAGGCCACTCTTTAGGACTCCGCCACAATATGATGGGTTCATGGGCTTTCCCAACAGATTCATTACGTTCCGAAGCATTCACTTCCAAAATGAATTCTACCGCTTCATCTATCATGGATTATGCACGATTCAATTATATCGCACAGCCTGGAGATGGAGTGAAAGTTCTTTCTCCGCATATCGGTCCATACGATATGTTCGCTATCGAATATGGGTATCGTTGGTACGGAAAGAATACTCCGGAAGAAGAAAAGGATATTTTATTCGATTTCTTGAGCAAACATACTGATCGGCTTTATAAATATAGTGAAGCACAAGACGTACGCGATGCGGTAGACCCACGTGCACAGAACGAAGACTTAGGTGATGATCCGGTTCGTTCTTCTTTACTTGGTATTGAGAATCTGAAACGCATCGTTCCACAAATTCTTCAATGGACTACTACCGGTGAGAAGGGACAAACTTATGAAGAAGCATCTCGCCTCTACTACGCTGTAATCAACCAATGGAACAACTATTTATATCATGTCCTTGCCAATATTGGCGGTATCTACATTGAAAATACAATTGTAGGAGACGGCGTTAAAACTTATACATTCGTAGAGAAAGAGAAACAACAAGCTTCACTGAAATTTCTGATGGATGAAGTTTTGACATACCCTAAATGGCTGTTTGACACGGAAGTGGGGCAATATACTTATCTACTTCGCAATACTCCCATCGGAAAACAGGAAAATGCTCCTACACAAATCTTAAAGAACGCCCAAGCCTATATCCTTTGGGATTTACTTGGCAATACTCGTTTGATGCGTATGATAGAGAATGAATCTGTCAATGGAAAGAAAGCCTTTACAGTAGTGGAACTTATGGACGGACTTCATAAGAACATATTCGGTGTTACCGAACGCGGTGGCATCCCTAACGTAATGGAACGTTCTTTGCAGAAAAACTTCCTCGATGCATTACTTACAGCCGCTGCAGAACCTGAAGCCGTTAAAATCAACAAGAAAATTGCCAACGAGCATTTCTTGCTTGACCACGCTACTCCTTTCTGTAGCTGTTACGCTGCCGAACAGCGTGCACTTCGTCAGGAAGACCGGATGGGTGCTCCACGTGTGCTCAACTTCTACGGCAGTCAGCTCAACCGTATTTCAGATGCTATTTCTGTGAAACGCGGTGAATTATTACGTATCAAGAAGTTGTTGCAGAACCGTCTCGGAACTTCCGATACCGCTGCACGCTATCATTATGAGGACATGATTCTGCGTATTAATACGGCTTTAGGAATCAAATAA
- a CDS encoding HlyD family secretion protein, which produces MKEEKNYKDIEIRSDEVQEVMNRIPPWILRWGTTVIFGVVSFIIIGSYWFKYPDKINAQITLTMLNPPTYLVTKVSGKVDSLFVGNGSEVKVGQRLALIENVASFQDIDSLKILLNQWKNEGYDLTYGNQLFSEKTFQLGEIQSTYASFVTLLKDYARFLKQDYYRKKILSAQKQLNLQEAYYSLVKDGLSISEEDCALVYKMFARDSLLFSRQIVVAEEFENSKRNYLQGLSSNKNSHMSVAQVELQIEREKSNLVDIQKEWVNEDETYQLNLKNSLEQLWVQISLWEQQYSLIAPISGRLSYIGIWSGNQWVTQGETAFVIAPIENAVPIGKAFMPIQGSGKVKVGQQVHIRLNNFPDQEFGYLKGKVSNISPMPIVQEQQNGYVVEIVLPEGMNTNYGKTLPVTREMSGQAEIITEDLRLIERLLQPLKKILKN; this is translated from the coding sequence ATGAAAGAGGAAAAGAATTATAAAGATATCGAGATTCGTAGTGATGAAGTTCAAGAAGTTATGAATCGAATACCACCCTGGATTTTGAGATGGGGTACTACTGTGATATTTGGTGTTGTTAGTTTTATTATAATAGGATCCTATTGGTTTAAATATCCTGATAAAATAAATGCTCAAATCACATTGACGATGCTAAATCCACCCACATATTTGGTCACGAAAGTATCAGGAAAAGTCGATTCTCTTTTTGTAGGAAATGGAAGTGAGGTCAAAGTCGGTCAGCGTTTGGCATTAATAGAGAATGTTGCATCCTTCCAAGATATAGATTCTCTAAAAATATTATTGAACCAATGGAAAAATGAAGGATATGATTTGACTTATGGCAATCAGTTATTTAGTGAAAAGACTTTTCAATTGGGTGAAATCCAATCAACTTATGCTTCATTTGTTACTTTGTTGAAGGATTATGCGCGATTCTTGAAACAGGACTATTATAGGAAAAAGATATTAAGTGCGCAAAAACAACTCAATCTTCAAGAAGCTTATTACAGTTTAGTTAAAGATGGGTTGTCTATATCTGAAGAAGATTGTGCATTGGTTTATAAGATGTTTGCACGTGATTCCTTACTTTTTTCTCGTCAGATTGTAGTTGCTGAAGAGTTTGAGAATTCAAAACGAAATTATTTGCAAGGTTTAAGTTCAAATAAAAATTCACACATGTCTGTAGCACAAGTTGAATTGCAAATTGAAAGAGAAAAAAGTAACCTAGTTGATATACAAAAAGAATGGGTTAATGAAGATGAAACTTATCAGTTGAATCTGAAAAACAGTTTAGAGCAACTTTGGGTTCAAATTTCTTTGTGGGAACAACAATACTCATTAATCGCTCCAATAAGTGGGCGCTTATCTTATATAGGAATATGGAGTGGAAATCAATGGGTAACTCAAGGTGAGACAGCATTTGTAATTGCACCGATAGAAAATGCGGTTCCAATCGGTAAAGCTTTTATGCCAATTCAAGGTTCTGGTAAAGTAAAGGTCGGGCAGCAGGTTCACATTCGCTTAAACAATTTTCCAGATCAGGAATTTGGATATTTGAAAGGAAAGGTTAGTAACATTTCTCCTATGCCAATTGTACAGGAACAACAAAATGGATATGTTGTAGAAATAGTATTACCTGAAGGAATGAACACTAATTATGGTAAGACACTACCTGTAACGCGTGAGATGAGTGGGCAAGCGGAAATAATAACTGAAGATTTGAGGTTGATTGAACGTTTGTTGCAGCCATTAAAGAAAATATTGAAGAACTAA
- a CDS encoding TlpA disulfide reductase family protein, protein MKYIVFFLLMQMFFLPIKSQMQLPDSTVICFMDSKVMDTQVAYWKVYKEEATGTGEVISVRNAIMNFGEIARNGIWTFWTINKPEEAPLQPDEYIIHGTINPAYNGELAMLFTFKSTDWEKIQHVDTVMVADGKFSFRGKVNDYNPSILAVGNYPKPTRSVELFLDAGNIQVSLDSLSAVGTPLNDALTQFQRTTKRFTNDILQVKSDSLRRMFGMSRRAMYKEFVKQNIHNGIGRMYCYGWNYSLPDFEELYGLADDTLKNTPWMLAVVEEHKRDQERMNKLSQMSGETFKNHIFETLSKKRKELKNYVGKSKLLVVDVWASWCGPCKREIPHLKKVYDDYKDKGLSIVSVSIDDSDKKWKEAVDKFEMPWEQLRTSSNEEMKSFMGDYLIGGIPHMIIIDKEGIIVYAGSALRAEKGQLQKLLDEKLK, encoded by the coding sequence ATGAAATATATAGTATTTTTTTTGTTGATGCAGATGTTTTTTCTACCGATAAAAAGCCAAATGCAGTTGCCTGATTCTACGGTTATCTGCTTTATGGATTCTAAAGTTATGGATACACAAGTGGCATATTGGAAAGTTTATAAAGAAGAAGCAACTGGGACAGGTGAGGTTATATCTGTTCGTAATGCTATCATGAATTTTGGTGAAATAGCACGAAATGGTATTTGGACCTTTTGGACAATTAATAAACCGGAAGAAGCCCCTTTGCAACCTGATGAATATATAATTCATGGGACGATAAACCCTGCATATAATGGAGAACTTGCTATGTTATTCACATTCAAGTCTACCGATTGGGAGAAGATCCAACATGTTGATACGGTAATGGTGGCGGATGGTAAATTCAGTTTTCGAGGAAAGGTGAATGACTATAATCCTTCAATATTGGCAGTAGGTAATTATCCCAAACCCACGCGTTCAGTAGAATTATTCTTGGATGCAGGAAATATACAAGTCTCTTTAGATTCATTGAGTGCGGTTGGTACGCCTTTGAATGATGCTTTAACGCAATTCCAGAGAACGACGAAGCGTTTTACCAATGATATCCTTCAGGTTAAATCAGATAGTTTGCGGCGAATGTTTGGTATGTCAAGAAGAGCAATGTATAAAGAATTTGTGAAGCAGAATATACATAATGGAATAGGACGTATGTACTGCTATGGATGGAATTATTCATTGCCCGATTTTGAAGAATTATATGGGTTAGCTGATGATACCCTGAAAAATACTCCATGGATGCTTGCTGTAGTAGAGGAACATAAAAGAGATCAAGAACGTATGAATAAGCTTTCCCAAATGTCAGGAGAAACATTTAAAAATCATATATTCGAGACGCTTTCTAAGAAACGCAAAGAACTGAAAAACTATGTTGGCAAGTCCAAATTATTAGTTGTTGATGTATGGGCGTCATGGTGTGGACCTTGTAAAAGAGAAATTCCACATTTGAAAAAAGTTTATGATGATTATAAAGACAAAGGCCTTTCAATAGTCAGTGTTTCAATCGATGATTCAGATAAGAAATGGAAAGAAGCAGTGGACAAATTTGAAATGCCTTGGGAACAACTTAGGACAAGCTCGAATGAAGAGATGAAGTCTTTTATGGGAGATTATCTAATAGGAGGAATTCCTCACATGATTATAATTGATAAAGAAGGAATTATAGTCTATGCCGGTTCAGCTCTTCGTGCAGAAAAAGGACAATTGCAAAAATTGCTAGATGAAAAATTGAAATAG